TTTGATTTCATGGCGGATACCGGTGACGGTGGGAACTCATCATATGCTGTTGCCAAACTTCTCGCTCAGCCTAATCTCGAAGTTGTATTGGGTGATGAATATCGACCTTTACCTCGGGGTAATGTACTGCTTATTGGAGGAGACCTTGCGTAAGTGATTTACATATTGTCTGTAGTCTTTACATATTCTCTAGCTTCCGATTGTAACCGTGGATGTCTTTCAATGATATGCCCCCAGATACCCCAACCCATCAGCGTTTACATATGAGAAGCGTCTCTTTTGTCCTTTTGAGTATGCGCTCCAGCCTCCCCATTGGTATAAAAATGACTCTATTGCTGTTGACAAACCTGAGTTACCGGAGGGAGTGAAAGATCTAAAGGATTATGATGGTCCTCAATGTTTTCTCATCCCTGGAAACCACGGTGAGTTCTAGGTCTCACCATCATTTTACCTTTGAAATAAGTTGTTTCACatacttttgtttcttcttccacTGCCTCTGACCATAGAGTTGTTGTTTATTGTATCACAGACTGGTTTGACGGACTCAATACATTCATGAGGTATATATGCCATAAGAGTTGGTTAGGTGGCTGGTTTATGCCCCAGAAGAAAAGCTATTTTGCCCTGCAGCTACCTGAGGGATGGTGGGTGTTTGGTTTGGATCTTGCTCTTCATGGTGATATTGATGTCGACCAGTTTAAATTTTTCTCTGAATTGGCCAAGGAGAAGGTAATTTTGCATATCATATTTCCCTACGCTTTATAGATTTGTTGACACTATGTTATATTTTCGTTCCTACTCTAGTTCTACTCTTTAGTTTCTAAAGTAATCTTTAAAAGTGGTTTAGGCTTTATATTCTAGTGGCGTAGTGTTTTCATATTACACAATTTTCAGTATGTTTCTTAAgtagaataaatattttctcattCAGGTTAAGGAGGATGATGCAGTGATCATTATAACGCATGAACCCAGCTGGCTTCTTGATTGGTATTGGAGCAGCGATACAGGGAAGAACGTGAGGCATCTGATCTGCGACGTTTTGAAACACAGATGTAAACTTAGAATGGCAGGGGACTTGCATCACTATATGCGACATTCATGTGCTCAGTCAGATGGACCTGCCCACGTCCAACATCTTCTTGTAAATGGCTGTGGAGGAGCTTTTCTGCATCCCACCCATGTGTTCAGCAAATTTTCAAAGTTCTATGGGTCTTCGTATGTAAGCAAGGCTGCCTACCCTTCTTTTCACGATTCAAGCAAGGTAATCTTTTCTTTCTACAGGCTCTTTCACTAACTTGCCATGCATCCTGATGTTATATGGTGTTTTCTGCTGTTGGCAGATTGCTTTGGGAAATATTTTGAAGTTCCGGAAAAAGAACTGGCAGTTTGATATCATTGGTGGCATTATATACTTTATCTTGGTCTTTTCATTGTTCCCTCAGGTGCGTTTTAAGCTTTGATTGTCTTATTTAAACAGTGCACAGCATCCAGTTATAGAAGCTGAGCTGGTGTTTTATATGGTATAGCTGTTTTTTATTGCTATTCTCATTTCTTCTCGTTTATCATTTTGTTTCAGTGTAAGCTAGCCCACATCTTACGAGGCGATTCGTTTCCTGGTCACCTGGAGAGTTTCTTAGGCACAGTTTGGAGCGCATTTGTATACGTGATGGAACAGTCTTACGTGTCTTTTACTGGTGTACTGGTTTTGCTGATCTCTGCAATCATATTCGTCCCTTCAAAATTATCTCGGAAGAGAAGGGTGATGATTGGAGTTCTTCATGTTGCTGCCCACCTGATGGCAGCTCTGATTCTCATGTTGATGTTGGAACTAGGCATAGAAATCTGTGTTCAGCACAACCTCCTTGCTAACTCTGGTCAGTTTCTATTCCATTACAATGTCATCGAGGCCAATGGATAACAAGTGACTCAGTGAATTTGTCTGTGATTCAGCCATTGATTAATTTTGTGACACTTTTGTTCCCACAGGGTATCATACATTGTATCAGTGGTACAAATCAGTGGAAAGCGAGCATTTCCCGGACCCTACTGGCCTTCGAGTCCGTATCGAACAATGGACGTTTGGCCTTTATCCCGCATGCATCAAGTATCTTATGTCAGCATTTGATGTTCCTGAGGTAATTACTGTGCTGTGTTTTTGTGTCTATTTCGATAAAACGACTGACCTGAGTGGGTTAACATCAGGTGATGGCGGTTACCCGGAACAACATTTGTAAAGAAGGAATGGAATCTCTCTCTCGAAGCGGAGCTGTTATTTATTATGCTTCTGTCTTCCTTTACTTCTGGGTCTTTTCAACACCTGTGGTGTCTTTGGTGTTTGGAAGCTACTTGTATATCTGCATCAACTGGCTCCACATTCACTTCGATGAAGCTTTCTCTTCACTCCGCATTGCTAATTACAAATCTTTCACTCGTTTCCACATCAAAAAGAATAAAGACATTGAAGTATTCACTCTAGCCGTTGATAAGGTAAGAAAAGAATACTCTACAGTTGCTACAAAACTGGTAGTGCTGATACTAAAATGTTTATCATGAACCAATCGTTATGGATCTTGTCATTGCTTGTTGTTGATTGAGCAGTAGTTTAATGAATCTTTATGGAACTTTAATTGTGTATATGATATGAGTGTAGGTGCCAAAAGACTGGAAGCTGGACAAAGATTGGGATGCAGAGCCGAAACAGAGTGGGGTGATGAGCCATAAGAGAAAGTTTCCAAGCAAATGGTGTGCATCATCAGCGCAACAAGACCCTGTTGCTACCGTGAAAGTTGTGGATCGTTTCGTTATTTATAGATCACAGAATCAAAACGGAGTGTGTTAGGTATGGATCAATACTTCACTGATCCTTGGCTATTGTTTCCCTACCATTTTGTATAAATTTAGTAATGTAATGTATGTAGTAGTAGCTCTGCTTCTTGTTTGCGTTACTCTACTCATAGTAAGATCAGTTGGCTAATATATAAAAAGGAATGATTTATTGTGTTTTGAGTTTTTAAGTTACAAAGACTGGCACAACAATCTCTATTACGCTACAGAATAAGTTTGGCACTCTTCTCTCTCAATCATACAACAATGAGTATGACTTTAATTAAACCTTATGTTACTCTCAAGAGCCTTCCTAATATTACAGAACAAGGGAGACAAAAAATAGCGTGGATGGCTCGATAAGCGATAACAAGGTCCTGTGTTTGGGCATGTTTATGAAGAAGGTGCGTATTCTTGGATGGCTGTTGCTAACTTATCCCTAGCCTCTGCTGTCTTTGTCCTTATCAGAAAGGTTCTAGGTGTTACTTTCTCGTTGGAATCCTCCTGCTGCAGGTAGATAAAATCAACGAAACTACAAAACCACCATGAAAGCACTAAAGAAAAAGCTTCTAATTTGTTTACCGATGAATGGAATATTGCAACAAGTGCGTTCTTCTGTGTGCTAGTCTTGATTCCAGTGTATAGTAGAGCATTCAGAAGCAGTTTCCCAACCTGGCAGAATGAAAAGGTTTAGAATCTGTAAACCAAGTTGTATGTGAAGTGTTTGTGTGGAACAGAATCATACATCGTTTCTGACAATAATTGTGGGCTTAGATTCTTTTGTCCCCTTGTCGACGCCTTCTTTGCATTTTATGTAGAGATTCCCCGTTCCTTTATCTTTCCATGCACCTTTATCTGTTGGGTCATTTGACTACATAATACACAAAGTTACAACAAGTTACTACAGCAAGATTAGAACATCAATGTCAGTAAAATAGAGAGACATGAAACTACTTCACAACCACTATAACACCTAATAAGACTTCGAGTAAGAATAgtaattaggaaaaaaaaacatttccatCTCTAACAACCTTAATGGTTTCATTCGTGTTGGCTATATACATTTATGAACAACAGCAAAGTATTTGGAACAGTATATTGAGAAAGGGGAAAGATAACATCCAAGTTTCAGATAACACATACCTTGACATAGAGTTTGCATTTAACTTCATGAACCACAGTAACTCCCTTCTCTTCGGTTTTTTTGACAGATGGGCTGCTCGGTTGAGGTGGTTCATCTTCTGCAGAGTCAAAAGAATCCAATCTTTACACGCCCATTACGCCTTTGGTTTTTGTaacaatagatatttaaatattggtTTTAAATCAGTATTACAGTGGTCAAAAAACTTACCAGCCTCTGCATCATCTGGAGAATCTCGCTTTGCAGGTATGGACACTGGAGTAACTAAAGAAAGTAGAGGTTAGGTCACTGATATCAAAGTAATGACAAGTCCCATAAAATGCATTTTGGTAATGGGAAGTAGATACCTCCAGATGAAAAAGGGTTTTGGTTATTAGAAAATGAGAAAGAAGGTTGGCTATTAGAGATCCCTCCTGCTTGAGTGCTAGAAAATAGGCTAGGTGGGCTGCTCTTGGCTAAACCAAACTGGCCACTGCTAAAAGATCCAGTTTGGCTATTGGATGCTAAACCAAATGGACTGCTGGAGAATACTCCAGGCTGGCTTGAAAACGAACCAGACTGATGACTAGTGGAAAAACTGGAAGATTGATTGGTTAAGAAGAGCCCAGGCTGATTGTTTGAAGTAAACAAGCTGGTATTTGAAACTGGTTTAACGTCGCTATTCTTGACTTCAGCCATTGGTTTCTTCTCTGGTCCACGAGATTCTGGGGATGCATTCTCACCctttcctttattttcttttagcCAGTTGACAACATCTTTGAACTTTTCCTGTAAGAGAGAGATGGGCATGGAGTAGATACATGTATGAGCTAAAGAAGTATTTACCACAAAGAAAAAAGCAAAGAAACTCAAAGAGTTAGCCAATGTATCCTTATGGACATCTAAAACAGAAGACATAGCAGAATTAGAGAATGTGATTAGAGAATATAACCAGAATGTTGGAAGCATGGGTAATGTAGTCATTCATCCCATCTTCCCAAAGTTCATCAGGATGATTCTTCAGCTGTATTTGCACCCAACTGTTTTCACATTGAAGCAAACAAAATAGATAAAAgcatgtttcaaaaaaaaaaactatatagaaGACCCAAAAGTAGAGAAAGTAATGGTATCTCAAGCACATAAGTGTTCACCTTACAAATTGGTTATTAAGAGCTTTCACATGCTTCCTAGCTAACTCAGCCCTCTGTTTATCCAATGATGCGGCCGGCGATAACGAACTCTGGGTACCAAACAAGGATCCTTCCACTGGTTTTGCATTCTTAAACTGCAGATCCTCTTTCAAAATTAGCTCTCAAGTAAAGCAAAACAAAGCAGGTCTCCAGTGATGAGGGCAATTTGAAACTCAAAATCGAAAAACTGTAAAAGTACAATGAGCCCCCCACGACTAAAAGGTGCCGACTTTATTCATCATCATCCAAAATAGAACTAATCATCAAGGaaagtttcgatttttcatATCCTAAACCCAGAAACAGGGGAATCCACTCAATACTGGATCTTAACGAGATTCAATCGAGGAAAAACTCACTGGGGATTGGTTGGGTTCGGAAACAGCGGCGCGTTTGAGTCCCCtcatgattgattgattgattgattgattcagTCAGTCGCGGCGGCGGAATGAGAATCGGAGAAAACCAAAAGGAGGGGCAGCTGCTGCTTTAATGGACGAACTTTTATTTAGGGTTTTTTATTATTGTGCCTTTCttcacaaaaattaaaaaaacaattgtaaaactaaaaaaacttgAGTTATTTACAGTTAAAGAGTTTTTATATCACTCAAAAAGAAACTTTCAGCTACTAAGATAGTTTATCTCAACTAAAATGAAACTAGAAATGAGTTTTTCAACTAGTGGGACCCATCattatctcttttctttttaatctttttaatctttttctttCAGCTACTAAGGTAGTTTATCTCAACTAAAATGAAACCAGAAGTAAGTTTTTCAACTAGTGGGACCCATCATTatctctttcctttttaatctttttcttccatcgttgtttctttttcttttctagctAAAAATTATCTATCAATCTTtccaaacaagaagaagaaaagacacGAAGATCTCAAAATACTTCAGATCCGTTATAATCTACACCGTCAAAAGTCCTAAATTCCTGCGTTCTTCCGTTTCAATCAAGCTCTGCCATGAATTTCATCCATCGCCAATCTCCGCACCAGAGACTCTTTTGAAGTTTCGACCAAAGCTCTAGTCTTTTTGGGCCAACGAAACTAGCATCGCATCAGACTCTTTCATACCTTTTTCCGACGTCATGGCATCACATCTCGCCGTCACGGCTCCGCCAGAACAAGTTCGAGAGCACCAATggctattttatgttttttgcgCGTTTGGTCCTTTAGGATTCACATAATTGCGTTTTGACCCCAATCTTTTAATTGTGCGGATGTCTACTCGAATTGACTCCCTAACTTCTTGATTGTTCATTTCAGCCCTTCATCATAACTACATGAATGGTCTTTTATCTTTTGCTTGCTTTCATTTTTTCTCCATATTGTCAAAATAAACAATTGTGTTTTGTGCTTTCTTATGTACGTCATTCATGTACACAAGTACATAATGTCAGCGTACATGTGTACATGTGAAAGAGAGAATTTTATCTTTGTAAGTGTAAGGATGAGGAAGTGTGGTTTACGTGAATAGAAATAGTTCTCATTTTTTGAGTGAAGCTTAGTTTAGATCTTGATACCATATGCGTTGATATTATATTTCCTACCTTCTCTATGTAACATGTGTGGTGTACACGTGTACAAGCGTTTTTGTGTACAATAAATAAGGAGGTGTACATGTGTACGCTAAATATGATAGTGTACATATGCAAAACAACTAGAAATTAATCAAGCTAAGGCCTACCATGAAGCTAGCATGAAAACACACACACTGATCAGAAGCTCTGAAACATGATGAGAGCATGATTTGGATAACTCAcaaccagcataagtactataTGTGATACTCTCTATCACTTTCTATTGATTTGGTAGCTCAGTCTCTTACCGGATTTAGGTGTACATATGGTTTTTCGTACACATGGATATTGACAAATTCAGGGTACATGTGGACATAcataaccaatagaaaaatccAGGCAATACGTACACAAATTTTGTTCTATCACATGTACAATAATTCACATGTTCATCAATTAATTTGTACAATAATATATGGACAccagaaaatattttagatttatttgCAAGGATTCAAATGTACACCTGATAAATTTGTTTGGTACATTTGCaaattacaatatttatatggTAAAAAATTGTAACTTTAAAAGCTATTTTATGTGTACATTATACTATGTacacaaatatttttcatcCATGTGTACAATAGTTCGCATGTACATTAATTGATTTGTAGAATAATACATGAACACCGGATCATTTTTGTACACATATTGCAAGTTTCGTTATTTGTATTGTCAATATGACCTACTCAACTTATGTAAATATGTTGTTCATTGATAACTCATAATTTTAGTAGGTTTTAACATTTGCATTTAcctcatttaaataaatttgggaTGTATTTAGAGGTATTTTGtgcatatatttgtttatttttgtttatttgcaTTTGACAAAGTCTAAAGTTcacatttgaaagttttgggtTAATTAAACATGACTTATATGCAAATCTGGATGTTTTGAGACAACAAtggaaacatttaaaattaca
This genomic stretch from Brassica napus cultivar Da-Ae chromosome C9, Da-Ae, whole genome shotgun sequence harbors:
- the LOC106417162 gene encoding nuclear pore complex protein Nup50 isoform X4, which gives rise to MRGLKRAAVSEPNQSPFKNAKPVEGSLFGTQSSLSPAASLDKQRAELARKHVKALNNQFVSWVQIQLKNHPDELWEDGMNDYITHASNILEKFKDVVNWLKENKGKGENASPESRGPEKKPMAEVKNSDVKPVSNTSLFTSNNQPGLFLTNQSSSFSTSHQSGSFSSQPGVFSSSPFGLASNSQTGSFSSGQFGLAKSSPPSLFSSTQAGGISNSQPSFSFSNNQNPFSSGVSIPAKRDSPDDAEAEDEPPQPSSPSVKKTEEKGVTVVHEVKCKLYVKSNDPTDKGAWKDKGTGNLYIKCKEGVDKGTKESKPTIIVRNDVGKLLLNALLYTGIKTSTQKNALVAIFHSSEDSNEKVTPRTFLIRTKTAEARDKLATAIQEYAPSS
- the LOC106417162 gene encoding nuclear pore complex protein Nup50 isoform X2, which translates into the protein MRGLKRAAVSEPNQSPFKNAKPVEGSLFGTQSSLSPAASLDKQRAELARKHVKALNNQFVSWVQIQLKNHPDELWEDGMNDYITHASNILEKFKDVVNWLKENKGKGENASPESRGPEKKPMAEVKNSDVKPVSNTSLFTSNNQPGLFLTNQSSSFSTSHQSGSFSSQPGVFSSSPFGLASNSQTGSFSSGQFGLAKSSPPSLFSSTQAGGISNSQPSFSFSNNQNPFSSGVTPVSIPAKRDSPDDAEAEDEPPQPSSPSVKKTEEKGVTVVHEVKCKLYVKSNDPTDKGAWKDKGTGNLYIKCKEGVDKGTKESKPTIIVRNDVGKLLLNALLYTGIKTSTQKNALVAIFHSSEDSNEKVTPRTFLIRTKTAEARDKLATAIQEYAPSS
- the LOC106417162 gene encoding uncharacterized protein LOC106417162 isoform X3 — protein: MRGLKRAAVSEPNQSPFKNAKPVEGSLFGTQSSLSPAASLDKQRAELARKHVKALNNQFVSWVQIQLKNHPDELWEDGMNDYITHASNILEKFKDVVNWLKENKGKGENASPESRGPEKKPMAEVKNSDVKPVSNTSLFTSNNQPGLFLTNQSSSFSTSHQSGSFSSQPGVFSSSPFGLASNSQTGSFSSGQFGLAKSSPPSLFSSTQAGGISNSQPSFSFSNNQNPFSSGVSIPAKRDSPDDAEAEDEPPQPSSPSVKKTEEKGVTVVHEVKCKLYVKSNDPTDKGAWKDKGTGNLYIKCKEGVDKGTKESKPTIIVRNDVGKLLLNALLYTGIKTSTQKNALVAIFHSSQEDSNEKVTPRTFLIRTKTAEARDKLATAIQEYAPSS
- the LOC106418248 gene encoding uncharacterized protein LOC106418248, with amino-acid sequence MGSDKHSARLLNTLKMERVRTILTHTYPYPHEHSRHAIIAVFLGCLFFISSDNMHTLIEKFSVKWWLMYGCLLGFFYFFSSPFIGKTIRPNYSNFSRWYIAWILVAALYHLPNFQSMGLDLRMNLSLFLTIYISSIVFLVVFHIIFLALWYVGLVSRVAGRRPEILTILQNCTVLSMACCIFYSHCGNRAILRDKTPGRQQHSSLFSFWKREHRNNTWIARFIRMNELKDQVCSSWFAPVGSASDYPLLSKWFIYGEIACNGSCPDSSSEISPIYSLWATFIGLYIANYVVERSTGWALTHPLSVEKCEKLKKEQMKPNFLDMVPWYSGTSADLFKTVFDLLVSVTVFVGRFDMRMLQAAMTKSCDETKREELLYDHLANKEDFWFDFMADTGDGGNSSYAVAKLLAQPNLEVVLGDEYRPLPRGNVLLIGGDLAYPNPSAFTYEKRLFCPFEYALQPPHWYKNDSIAVDKPELPEGVKDLKDYDGPQCFLIPGNHDWFDGLNTFMRYICHKSWLGGWFMPQKKSYFALQLPEGWWVFGLDLALHGDIDVDQFKFFSELAKEKVKEDDAVIIITHEPSWLLDWYWSSDTGKNVRHLICDVLKHRCKLRMAGDLHHYMRHSCAQSDGPAHVQHLLVNGCGGAFLHPTHVFSKFSKFYGSSYVSKAAYPSFHDSSKIALGNILKFRKKNWQFDIIGGIIYFILVFSLFPQCKLAHILRGDSFPGHLESFLGTVWSAFVYVMEQSYVSFTGVLVLLISAIIFVPSKLSRKRRVMIGVLHVAAHLMAALILMLMLELGIEICVQHNLLANSGYHTLYQWYKSVESEHFPDPTGLRVRIEQWTFGLYPACIKYLMSAFDVPEVMAVTRNNICKEGMESLSRSGAVIYYASVFLYFWVFSTPVVSLVFGSYLYICINWLHIHFDEAFSSLRIANYKSFTRFHIKKNKDIEVFTLAVDKVPKDWKLDKDWDAEPKQSGVMSHKRKFPSKWCASSAQQDPVATVKVVDRFVIYRSQNQNGVC
- the LOC106417162 gene encoding nuclear pore complex protein Nup50 isoform X1 — encoded protein: MRGLKRAAVSEPNQSPFKNAKPVEGSLFGTQSSLSPAASLDKQRAELARKHVKALNNQFVSWVQIQLKNHPDELWEDGMNDYITHASNILEKFKDVVNWLKENKGKGENASPESRGPEKKPMAEVKNSDVKPVSNTSLFTSNNQPGLFLTNQSSSFSTSHQSGSFSSQPGVFSSSPFGLASNSQTGSFSSGQFGLAKSSPPSLFSSTQAGGISNSQPSFSFSNNQNPFSSGVTPVSIPAKRDSPDDAEAEDEPPQPSSPSVKKTEEKGVTVVHEVKCKLYVKSNDPTDKGAWKDKGTGNLYIKCKEGVDKGTKESKPTIIVRNDVGKLLLNALLYTGIKTSTQKNALVAIFHSSQEDSNEKVTPRTFLIRTKTAEARDKLATAIQEYAPSS